In Neorhizobium galegae, the following proteins share a genomic window:
- a CDS encoding DUF6950 family protein, translated as MDIHEFIRLPHRFMWGGDGKPHPADPHGRNYNDCTTICATWVEILTGIDPAADLRGTYRTAEAAHAIIEDAGGHVAFMEARLLPLGFKRVQNPMDGDIGCVSAPAGVEGNFAVVGAIRFGPLWLSLGPAGLVGKHLPTIAAWRLAA; from the coding sequence ATGGACATCCACGAATTCATCCGCCTGCCACACAGGTTCATGTGGGGCGGCGACGGCAAGCCGCATCCTGCCGATCCGCACGGGCGGAACTATAACGACTGCACGACGATTTGCGCCACCTGGGTTGAGATCCTGACAGGAATCGATCCTGCGGCCGATCTTCGCGGCACCTATCGGACGGCCGAAGCAGCGCACGCCATAATCGAGGATGCCGGCGGCCACGTCGCATTCATGGAAGCGCGCCTTCTGCCCTTGGGGTTCAAGCGCGTCCAGAACCCGATGGATGGCGATATCGGCTGCGTCAGCGCTCCGGCCGGGGTCGAGGGGAATTTTGCCGTGGTTGGGGCGATCCGATTCGGGCCGCTGTGGCTCTCGCTCGGCCCGGCTGGCCTGGTGGGAAAGCATCTGCCGACAATCGCGGCCTGGAGGCTTGCGGCGTGA